The following DNA comes from Diceros bicornis minor isolate mBicDic1 chromosome 7, mDicBic1.mat.cur, whole genome shotgun sequence.
TCTTGACTGTGCTTGGAAACTTGCTCATCATCATTCTCATCTTCATGGATTCTCGACTTCACACGCCCATGTACTTTTTCCTTATAAACCTCTCTTTCGCAGATCTCTGTTTCTCTACTAGCACTGTCCCTCAACTCTTGGTCCACTTCCTGGCAAGGaggaaaattatttctttttttgggtgTATGACACAGATTATTGTCTTACTTCTAGTCGGGAGTACAGAATGTGCACTGCTGGCGGTGATGTCCTATGACCGGTatgtggctgtctgcaagccccTGCACTACTCCACCATCATGACCCAACATGTGTGTCTCCAGTTGGCCATAGGATCCTGGGTCAGTGGGGCACTAGCGTCTCTGGTGGATACCGCCTTTACTTTCCAACTTCCCTATCGAGGACAGAACATTATCAATCACTTCTTTTGCGAACCTCCTGCCCTCCTGAAGCTGGCTTCTGCAGACACCTACAGCACAGAAATG
Coding sequences within:
- the LOC131408814 gene encoding olfactory receptor 2D3-like translates to MGEGNQTSVAEFIFLGLCQDLQTQILLFVLFLIIYLLTVLGNLLIIILIFMDSRLHTPMYFFLINLSFADLCFSTSTVPQLLVHFLARRKIISFFGCMTQIIVLLLVGSTECALLAVMSYDRYVAVCKPLHYSTIMTQHVCLQLAIGSWVSGALASLVDTAFTFQLPYRGQNIINHFFCEPPALLKLASADTYSTEMAIFAMVVVILLAPVSLILVSYWNIISTVTQMQSGEGRLKAFSTCGSHLIVVILFYGSAIFTYMRPNSKTTKERDKMIPVFYTVVTPMLNPIIYSLRNKDVKGALRKLAGRKSFSERR